A region from the Lutra lutra chromosome 1, mLutLut1.2, whole genome shotgun sequence genome encodes:
- the LOC125096062 gene encoding olfactory receptor 5K1-like translates to MTEDNYSLTTEFVLIGFTDRPELKSLLFVVFLTIYVITMVGNLGLVALIFMEGRLHTPMYIFLGNLALMDSCCSCAITPKMLENFFSNDRMISLHECMAQFYFLCLAETTDCFVLAAMAYDRYVAICSPLQYHTVMSKKVCIQMITGAYIAGNLHPIIHVGFLFRLTFCGSNQINHFFCDAFPLYRLSCVDPYINELMIFIFAGAVLVFSVIVVLISYLCILFMIFKMKSKEGRGKALSTCSSHFLSVSIFYGSLLFVYTRPQSLKEEDEDIPGAVFYTLVIPLLNPFIYSLRNKEVINAMRKVIKKKIILKN, encoded by the exons ATGACTGAGGATAACTACTCCTTGACCACTGAATTTGTCCTCATAGGATTTACAGATCGCCCAGAGTTGAAGAGCCTCCTGTTTGTGGTGTTTCTTACTATCTATGTGATCACTATGGTGGGGAATCTTGGTCTGGTGGCATTGATTTTTATGGAGGGTCGTCTTCACACACCAATGTACATCTTCCTGGGCAACCTGgctctgatggattcctgttgtTCCTGTGCCATTACCCCCAAAATGTTAGAGAACTTCTTTTCTAATGACAGAATGATTTCCCTTCATGAATGCATggcacaattttattttctctgccttgCTGAAACTACAGACTGCTTTGTCCTGGCAGCAATGGCCTATGATCGCTATGTGGCCATATGTAGCCCTTTGCAGTACCACACCGTGATGTCAAAGAAAGTGTGCATTCAGATGATCACAGGGGCGTACATAGCTGGAAACCTGCATCCCATAATTCACGTAGGGTTTCTCTTTAGGTTAACTTTCTGTGGGTCAAATCAAATTAATCACTTTTTTTGTGATGCTTTTCCATTATACAGACTTTCCTGTGTTGACCCTTATATCAATGAATTGATGATATTTATCTTTGCAGGTGCAGTTTTAGTCTTCTCTGTTATTGTAGTCCTAATCTCTTATCTCTgcattctttttatgattttcaaaatgaaatccaaagagGGAAGAGGCAAAGCCTTATCTACTTGTTCatcccactttctctctgtctcaatatTCTATGGTTCTCTTCTCTTTGTGTACACTCGACCACAGTCACttaaagaagaagatgaagatatACCTGGTGCTGTTTTTTATACTCTAGTGATCCCTTTATTAAACCCTTTTATTTATAGTCTAAGAAATAAGGAGGTAATAAATGCTATGagaaaagttataaagaaaa agattattttgaaaaat